The following is a genomic window from Syntrophales bacterium.
TACTCATCCAGGGCCGCCCTGAGCTTCCGGGAGAGTTCTTCCATCCTGAATGGTTTCTGGATAAAACCTTTGCAGCCCCTATCCATGATATCCCTTGCCTGCCCGTCGATGCTGTAGCCGCTTGACAGCAGAACGCGGACTTCGGGGTCGATTTCCCGCAGGCGGTCAAAGGTTACGCTGCCCGATATTCCCGGCATGATCATATCCAGTACAACCAAGTCGATCTCTCCCCGTTTTTCTAAAAATGTAGCGAGAGCCTCCTGGCCGCTGCCGACTGGATAGACGCGGTAGCCAAGCAGGGAGATAAGTTCTTTTGTTGTTTCCAAAACGGTCTTTTCATCGTCGACCAAAAGAATAGTTTCCCCTACCCCTGGCCCTTTTTTCGCTGCTTCGGTCGTGCCGGCGCCTTCTTTCTGGATTGCCGGCAGATATATGCTGAAGGCCGTTCCGTGGCCAGACTCACTGGTTACCTCAATCATTCCCCGATGTCCCTTGACGATCCCGTAAACGGTTGCCAGCCCCAGTCCCGTCCCTCTGCCTCTCGTTTTTGTTGTAAAAAAGGGATCGAATATCCGTTCAATGGTCTTTTTATCCATCCCGACTCCGGAATCTTTTATCGATAATCTGATATAAGCTCCCGGTTCTATTTCATTGGCCTTTGCCTTGCCTTCATCCAGAATAATGCTATTGGTCATTAGGTTGAGGGTTCCCCCGTCGGGCATGGCCTGCCCCGCATTTACATAAAGATTCATCAGCATTTGTTCCATCTGCCCCGGGTCAACCTCTGTATCCAGAAGATCGGGTTCGAGGAGCAAATCAATGGAAATCTCTTTTTTGGTTCTGCCGAACAGCTCGGAGGTCTTGGCGATTATTTTGTTCATGTCGGATGGTTTCTGCTCATATCGTCCTTCGCGGGCAAAGCCCAGAAGCTGTTTTGTCAAATTGGCGCCTCGGTCCACCTGTTCCTCTATATGACGCAGACGCTGGTAGTTGGGGTCGGAATCGTTCGTTTTGAGCAGCATAAGCGAGGTGTATCCCAGAATTCCCATCAGCAGGTTGTTGAAATCATGGGCGATCCCTCCCGCCAGGGTTCCTATGGACTCCAGCCGCTGGGAGTTGTTTAATTTTTTCTCCATCTTCTGGTACTCGGTAAAGTCTTTCAGGGAACTGACGATGCCCAGGGGACGGCCTTGGGAATCCTCGATGAAGGCGCCGTACATATTGAATGTCCGTTCTTCTCCGTCCTTAGTGAGCAGACCGCCGATAAAATTGTTCACCGCTTTTCCTTCGTCACGGATATTCTTGAATAATTTTTTATAAATTCCCCGGTCTTCCTTTTTGGCAAAGTCAATAAAATAATGCCCCAGCACCTCTTCCTTTTCATGCCCCAAGAGCAGTTTCCACGCAGGATTTACATAAGTGATTGAGCCGCTGCGGTCCATCGTGTAAACAATATCCGGCGAACTTTCACTCAAGGCGCGGAAGCGAGCCTCCGTTTCCAGGCAGGACTCCTGCGCGCGTTTTTGTGCGGTTATGTCATTGCCAATCGACATAATACCGGTCAGTTTTCCGTCCTTATCGTAAACCGGTTTGTTGGTCCAAATTATCCAGATCCGTTCGCCATTCTTGCGCATGTTTTCATTGGCGTTGTTGACAAAGCGATCCGGATCGGCGATAATTTCGGCGATCATTTTTTCGAGGTCACGCCCGGTCGATTCCGTCTTCGGCACAATCGTGTCGACAACTTTTTTACCGAGGATCTCCTCTTTGCGCCATCCGAAAAATTTCTCGGCGAATTCATTAAAATAGTTGATATTTCCCAGGGTATCAAAACGGAGAATAACGCTGTTGGAATTTTCCACCAGTTCACGGTAATTCTCTTCACTTTTTTTTAACTTATTATAGGAGATTTCCATTTCAGCAGTTTTGGCCCGGACTTTTCTCTTTATTGTAAAGTTGCAGAGAACAAACACCAGGAAAAGCGCCGCTCCGGCCAAGAAAACGAAAAGTGAGTATTTAAGGTCGGGAATTATTTGCATTGATAAGCCTCCGCTTGCTGCTTCTGAAGGGAATGGTGAAAGAAAGAATGATAATAAGGGGAGGTAATTGCAAAACTCACCATTCTTGTCATTCCCGTAACGATTCTGAGCGGGAATCTGGTTCTAACTGCTTGAAAAACCATATTATGAACATTAAGCTTCGCTTTCCCGATAGAGACATTATGAACATTAAGCTTCGCTTTCGGGAATGACAAATGGTTTTGCAATTGCCTCAGGGGAGTAATTATAAGCTTCATGAAATAATGAGTGGTGTTCATGCTTTTCGCCTATCCACAAAGGGTAAAGAGATTAAAGTCATCCCTTTTTCGTCAGGGGATGTCGCCCTGAAGGTTAGCCTCGAACGCTAATAAGCGGGTGCTTTTTTGTCAAGGAAATTTTGGATTCTTAGCCGGACGTCATTATTTTTTTCGGATGAGCCAAAACACTGTTCCCTCCAGATTTTTTTGCTGCGTAGAGCAGCATATCAACTTTATTAATTAATTCAAGGGGGTCTGTTTCGTTTGTGCGCTGAATCATCCCCATGCTCAGTGTAACGCGAAAGTTTCCTGCATTTCCCTCCTTGAAATCAAAGGGCCAGCGTTCGTTGAAGGCACTGCGTATCTTCTCAGCCACTGTTAAGGCCTGTTCACTGTTCGTTTCCGGCAGCAGGACAAAAAACTCGTCTCCACCGTACCGGAAGGAAAGATCAGACTGTCTCGTAGTTGCATGGAGGATATCCCCAACCAGGCGCAGGACGTTGTCCCCTTCAAGATGACCAAAACTGTCGTTGCATTGCTTGAATTTGTCGAGGTCAAAGCCGATAACGCTCAAATCACGTTTGTGGCGTATGGCCCGTGACAACTCAAAGGACAGGGATGTGTAAAAATGGCGCTGATTGTAAAGGCCGGTCAGCCCGTCGGTAATTGAAAGGGTTCTCAACTTTTCTTCGAGTTTTTTCTTGCTGGTCAGATCGTGAAAAAAACCGACGCTGCCCACTTCCTCGCCGTTCTCAATAAGCAGGGCAGCGGAAAGCCTGATCGGTATGTGGTTGCCCGCGCTGTCGACTATTTCGGTTTCATATCCAATCAGCCGGTTTTTTCCCCCGAATTTTTTCGAGTAGATAGCTGCTTTTACCGCCTTTGCATTTTTGATATCCTCGTATAATTCGGTTATATGCAGTTTGCCGAGGACGTCTTCAACGGCATGGCTGGTCATGGCGGCGGCTGCCGGGTTGAAGATGATGACGACCCCTTTATTGTTTACGCCGATTATGGCGTCGGGGCAAGCTTCGACCAGGCGGAGAAGAAGGATTTCCGACGATTTGTAAAGCGAATTTGCGATTTTCATAAGGTTTTTCTCATTTGAGCCAATTGCAAAACTCCGTGTCATGCCCGAAAGCGGAGCTTAATGTACACAATGCTTTTGTCGGGCATCCATGATTGCAAATAGTTAAAAACTGGATTATGAACATTAAACTTCGTTTTCCCGCCCAGAGTTTACCCCCGCGTAGGCGGGGGCGGGAATGACAGCGTTGGGAGTTTTGCAATGGGCTCTATATTAAAAACTTTCTCGTGTCAAGGAGTTATCGCATTGAGCTCTACCCGGCTTTGGGGCGTGTCGTTTTTTTCGGGCGGCTTGAAGATGTCGTCTTTCTTCTGAAAGATGCGTTCGGCCGGAATCTTGCCCTGTTGGATCAGAAAGCGCATCACGGCCTCTGCCCGTTCGCGCGCCAAATTTTCCAATTCGTCTTTTTCGACCTTGGTATTGGCGAGAATCAGCTTGACCATTTCAGCATCCGGCAACTTGATCTCCAGGCCGAGGGCATTGCGCGGTTTGGGGAACTTTTCCTTTGCATAAACCGCCCTCAGGTAGATCGAGTACTCCTCCGGGGAAAGCGGAGGCGCCTCTGCGTCTTCTGTCGCCGTGCTCTGTCTGTCCCGGGCCAGTGCCAGGATTTTTTCCCGCTTTATCTTGCGGTTGAG
Proteins encoded in this region:
- a CDS encoding PAS domain S-box protein translates to MQIIPDLKYSLFVFLAGAALFLVFVLCNFTIKRKVRAKTAEMEISYNKLKKSEENYRELVENSNSVILRFDTLGNINYFNEFAEKFFGWRKEEILGKKVVDTIVPKTESTGRDLEKMIAEIIADPDRFVNNANENMRKNGERIWIIWTNKPVYDKDGKLTGIMSIGNDITAQKRAQESCLETEARFRALSESSPDIVYTMDRSGSITYVNPAWKLLLGHEKEEVLGHYFIDFAKKEDRGIYKKLFKNIRDEGKAVNNFIGGLLTKDGEERTFNMYGAFIEDSQGRPLGIVSSLKDFTEYQKMEKKLNNSQRLESIGTLAGGIAHDFNNLLMGILGYTSLMLLKTNDSDPNYQRLRHIEEQVDRGANLTKQLLGFAREGRYEQKPSDMNKIIAKTSELFGRTKKEISIDLLLEPDLLDTEVDPGQMEQMLMNLYVNAGQAMPDGGTLNLMTNSIILDEGKAKANEIEPGAYIRLSIKDSGVGMDKKTIERIFDPFFTTKTRGRGTGLGLATVYGIVKGHRGMIEVTSESGHGTAFSIYLPAIQKEGAGTTEAAKKGPGVGETILLVDDEKTVLETTKELISLLGYRVYPVGSGQEALATFLEKRGEIDLVVLDMIMPGISGSVTFDRLREIDPEVRVLLSSGYSIDGQARDIMDRGCKGFIQKPFRMEELSRKLRAALDE
- a CDS encoding sensor domain-containing diguanylate cyclase; the protein is MKIANSLYKSSEILLLRLVEACPDAIIGVNNKGVVIIFNPAAAAMTSHAVEDVLGKLHITELYEDIKNAKAVKAAIYSKKFGGKNRLIGYETEIVDSAGNHIPIRLSAALLIENGEEVGSVGFFHDLTSKKKLEEKLRTLSITDGLTGLYNQRHFYTSLSFELSRAIRHKRDLSVIGFDLDKFKQCNDSFGHLEGDNVLRLVGDILHATTRQSDLSFRYGGDEFFVLLPETNSEQALTVAEKIRSAFNERWPFDFKEGNAGNFRVTLSMGMIQRTNETDPLELINKVDMLLYAAKKSGGNSVLAHPKKIMTSG